In Desulfuromonadaceae bacterium, the genomic window AGGCTGACGATAAAGCTCTCACCACCGGACAGGTTCTTCGTGGACCGAATCTCGCCCGCCTGATAGTTGTCTATTACGTTGAGTTCCAACGGCTGGGCATCATCTCGTATCAGCAGGTAACGGTCGGTCATTTTCTGCAACTGCCGGTTGGCGTGGCCTATCATCATTTCAAAGGTCAGACCTTGGGCAAAATTGCGATATTTCTTCCCGTCTGCTGAGCCAATCAACTCGTGAAGCAGGTCCCATCTTGAACATTCTCGTTTTTGAGCGTCAATGGCCTGAACTCGGTCCTGCTGCTGTTGTTTCAAGCTGTCATTATCTTTGAGCTTCTGCCGAATACCACCGATCTCCTGCTGGATATCCCTTAGGGTTCCAGCCAGTTCGACTACTGCATTCTTGAGTTCTTCCAATGGTTCTTTGCTGATATTCTTCTGCCGTTCGGCCTCCAACGACTGGGTCTTCTCACGCTCCTTGGAGGCTATTTCGTTTCTCTCGTCTAATAGCTTCTGTGCTTGTTGTGCCAGATGTCTGCGCTCGCTCTCGGGGAGACAGGAGGATTTGTAATTTCCCTCGCCAGTGAAACCGGATGCTTTCAGTCGTATCAGGAATGACTCATCAGCCGACTTCAACTGAAGATCACGGGCGTGAATTGATTTCTCAAATTCGTCGATTTTGGCTTTCAGTTGACTGAGTGCCTGATTGGCTGCCGATGATTTCTGACGGGCACCATCCAGGCCCTTGTCGGCGGATTCGATGGCCTCGGAAAGACGCTTTTCTTCATCTTCGGTCTTTTTCTCCCCAAACAGCTCACGCCGTTCACCCTGGAGGGTATCCTGATCACGGACATGTCCAGCTAACACCTCTTGCTGTCTCTTGATATCGTTTTCAGCCTTGAGGATCTGCTCAGCCCGGTGGCTTGCCTGTATTTCAAGAGCCGCTATCTTCTGTTGAAGTTCGGTCGTTTGCTTATTCCTGGAAACCCACTGATCGCGTCGCGCTGCTAACTGTTCATAGTCCGTATCGATGGTTTCGATAGCGAGTGCTGCCATCTCGTAAGGTTCAATCTCTTTCTGCAATGCATCGAGCGATTTTTCCTGTTGCTCTTGATATCCAAACGCTTCCTTTCCCAGCCGCTCCAGCAATTGCTCGACAGATTCTTTTTTATGAGCAGCAGCCTGAACCTCGCGCTCACGTTCTACTACTGAATCCTTGGCTTTCGTGAGTAGATCCCGGAGCGTAGCCAATTCCTTTTCGATAGAATCCGCTGTCTCTAAAATGCCTGTGGCGCGAACGAGCTGACGAGAGTTCTCATCCTTCAAGTCTATAAGTTTCTCGGGAAGCTCAGGATCGGATGCAGCCAATTTCGGGTCGAAGTCCAATTCTGCGCAGTTGTCACTGATCACCCGGCTGGCTTCACCTATTTTCTCGCCGTGTTCCGTCAGTGCGGTGGCCGTTTGTTCAAGATCCTTGTTCACTTGCGCCAACCTGACCTTCTGGTCAGAAATTTTTCCAGTAACCGATTTGAGCGCTCCCCTCACCGAGGTAAGGTGTTGTTGCGTCTCACCAGGGACCGGAATATTGCCTTCGGCAAAAGGATGATCTTTGGCTCCGCATAATGGACAAGGCTCACCATCCTGAAGCTGATTGCGTGCTTCTTCGAGATCCTCAATTCGTTTGAGTAATGTCAGCTGGGTCTCAAGTAGGTCCATTTCCTTTTCAAGAGCCGCCTGCTTTTCGATTTGGGTCGCAAGCGAGCTGGTCAATGTCGACTCTTCCTGCCTGAGCGCGGTTTGTCGACTTTCAAGCTGGGAGATGGTCTGCTGCGATTTAGCCAGAGATTCGACGGCCTCAAGTGTTTTGCCAATGAGGTCTTTCTGAGTGGTCAATGTCGACAGGCATTTTCGCCACGCAGCCACGTCCTTGCCGTCAAGGATTTCTAGAAGATTGGACTGTTTCTCAGCCAACGCCCTCTTGGATTTCTCCAGGTCTTCTTTCTCGTTGTCCAGGCAGATCGATTGTTCCTGCCAGACACTCAATTCCTCCTTGAGCTGGGTTTTCGCTTGCGCTATTTCTTCCAATTTGCCTGTAAGATGCCCGGAAAGAACCTTCAATACATCGAAACGGCTCCTCAGCCCAGCGAGATGCTCAACCAGTTTTTCATCCACTTGGGATGCCTCAAGAAGAGCCTGCAATTTGTCCAACGCCTTGCGTTGATTGCCCAAATCCTCTGAATCGCTTTTCTGTTTGGTTTGGAGCGTTTCGAGAAAAAATGACTGCTCGGCGACGGAATCACGCACCGCAATGATAGGGGAATCCTTCTCGACAATTTTCAGGTCCAGCTCGCGAGCCTTTCGGATGATCGGCAGTGCTACTTGCTGTTCTGTCTTTCGTGCCGCAAGTTGCTCAGAAGCCACCGTCATGGATTCTTCCGTCTGCTTGACGACATCAGTGCAACCCGGCAAGGCCTTCTGACATTCGTCCAGCGAGCCTCGGGCAGCTTCTTGCTCATTACGGATGCCGCTCAACACCGCATACTCAGCAGAAAGTTCCAGTGCCTGATTGGCAAGTCGTAGCCGTTCCTGATCCGGCGCAAATGCTTCAACCTTAGTAATCTGTACAGCCTTTTCCTGGTCGAGCGCCTTCAATTCATTCTCAAGACGGGTTATGCCTTCGATCCATGTTATGGCCTGATTCTTCTGGGAAAGCTGCTTCGCGAGATCTGCGTCCTGTTCCCCTTTCTGATCCAGACTCTCGGCGAGCTGTTGCTCCTCTTCCGGTGTCAAAAGTTGCATCCCGGCCAGTGCCGCTTGCAGGGTGTCAAGCTGCTTTCGCTCCTGAGAACGACGCTCATGGACGCGGATGGATATCAGGCTGTAGATTTCTGTGCCTGTTATCTGCTCCAGGATCGGAGCCCGCTTATCCGCATCGGCCTTGAGAAACGTATCGAATCCGCCTTGTGCCAGCAACATGGATCGGGTGAAACGATCAAAATCCATGCCGGTAGCCGTCTCGATCTGATCGGC contains:
- a CDS encoding AAA family ATPase, giving the protein MRILQVRFKNLNSLVGEWEIDLTHPVFTSDGIFAITGPTGAGKTTILDAICLALYGRTPRLNKVTKSGNETMSRQTGECFAEVTFETQTGRFRCHWSQHRARKKPDGELQAPKHEIANADSGEIFESKLRGVADQIETATGMDFDRFTRSMLLAQGGFDTFLKADADKRAPILEQITGTEIYSLISIRVHERRSQERKQLDTLQAALAGMQLLTPEEEQQLAESLDQKGEQDADLAKQLSQKNQAITWIEGITRLENELKALDQEKAVQITKVEAFAPDQERLRLANQALELSAEYAVLSGIRNEQEAARGSLDECQKALPGCTDVVKQTEESMTVASEQLAARKTEQQVALPIIRKARELDLKIVEKDSPIIAVRDSVAEQSFFLETLQTKQKSDSEDLGNQRKALDKLQALLEASQVDEKLVEHLAGLRSRFDVLKVLSGHLTGKLEEIAQAKTQLKEELSVWQEQSICLDNEKEDLEKSKRALAEKQSNLLEILDGKDVAAWRKCLSTLTTQKDLIGKTLEAVESLAKSQQTISQLESRQTALRQEESTLTSSLATQIEKQAALEKEMDLLETQLTLLKRIEDLEEARNQLQDGEPCPLCGAKDHPFAEGNIPVPGETQQHLTSVRGALKSVTGKISDQKVRLAQVNKDLEQTATALTEHGEKIGEASRVISDNCAELDFDPKLAASDPELPEKLIDLKDENSRQLVRATGILETADSIEKELATLRDLLTKAKDSVVEREREVQAAAHKKESVEQLLERLGKEAFGYQEQQEKSLDALQKEIEPYEMAALAIETIDTDYEQLAARRDQWVSRNKQTTELQQKIAALEIQASHRAEQILKAENDIKRQQEVLAGHVRDQDTLQGERRELFGEKKTEDEEKRLSEAIESADKGLDGARQKSSAANQALSQLKAKIDEFEKSIHARDLQLKSADESFLIRLKASGFTGEGNYKSSCLPESERRHLAQQAQKLLDERNEIASKEREKTQSLEAERQKNISKEPLEELKNAVVELAGTLRDIQQEIGGIRQKLKDNDSLKQQQQDRVQAIDAQKRECSRWDLLHELIGSADGKKYRNFAQGLTFEMMIGHANRQLQKMTDRYLLIRDDAQPLELNVIDNYQAGEIRSTKNLSGGESFIVSLSLALGLSHMASKNVRVDSLFLDEGFGTLDEEALDTALETLAGLQQDGKLIGVISHVLALKERISAQIQVIPQTGGRSQISGPGCSRLSATERADKKQGAEEAGGPCFNS